The following is a genomic window from Sphingobacterium spiritivorum.
ATCCAACTATATCAGCATTTTCTTTAATAGCTTCATTGACCAATTGTTCAATAGCATCATGATCAATATAATCGTCCGCATCTACATAATATATATAGTCTCCTGTAGCATTATCTAATCCAGTGTTTCTCGCTGCTGCGACTCCCTTATTATAACTATGGGATAAAACCTGTACTCTTCCATATTTTTCTAACAAAGCCTCTTTAAAGCTTTCAATAATCTGAATACTATTATCTATACTGCAATCATTAATGAATAAAATTTCCAGATTTTTATATGTCTGATTCAACAGAGAATTAATACAGTCCTTCAGATTTTGATCTGCATTAAATACAGGAATGATAATCGAAACAGAATTTTCCATATCTCTTTTTAACATTTCGCTATTATTATCCCTTAGCCAATATAATGTCCACCTGCACCATCTCCTGTACAAGAGATGGCAAATCATATTTGGGCCGCCAGCCTAACTGAGTTTTGGATTTTGAAGGATCCCCTATGAGTAAATCTACTTCCGTAGGACGATAATATTGCGGATCTACTTTCACCACTACTTTACCAATTTCCAGTAGATAATCAGGGTTATTACATGATTTCACACGCGCTATTTCATTTTCTTCATCACCTTCAAATAATAACTCTATTCCTACCTCAGCAAATGCCATTCGTACAAATTCTCTGACAGAAGTCGTTATGCCCATTGCTATAACATAATCATCAGCCTTCTCCTGTTGCAGAATACGCCACATGGCTTCAACATAATCCTTTGCATGTCCCCAATCTCTTTGCGCGTTGAGATTACCGAGATATAAACACCCTTGCTTTCCCAATGCAATAGCAGCTACCGCCATTGTAATTTTACGCGTCACAAAAGTTTCTCCTCTTCTTGGGGATTCATGGTTAAATAAAATGCCGTTACAGGCATAGAGATGGTACGCTTCACGATAATTTTTGGTGATCCAGAAGCCGTATATCTTAGCAACTCCATAAGGTGAACGTGGATAAAAAGCCGACTTCTCATCATAAAAACCCTTATCATTTTTATTTTCAGCCAGACCACCATATAGTTCGGAAGTAGAAGCCTGATAAATTCTCGTCTTTTTTTCCAACCCCAAAATACGCACAGCTTCCAGAATACGTAGAGTACCCAAACCATCTACATTTGCTACATATTCAGGCGAGTCGAATGAAACTTTGACATGCGACATAGCCCCCAGATTGTATATCTCGTCAGGCTGCACTTCTTGTATAACACGGATAATATTGGTAGAATCTGTCAAATCACCATAATGGAGTTTAAAATTAACATGTTGTTCGTGCTGATCCATGTACAAATGATCTATACGCTGTGTATTAAAGGAAGAAGCTCTTCTCTTGATACCGTGTACCATATAGCCCTTTTCCAACAACAATTCGGCTAAATACGAACCATCCTGTCCT
Proteins encoded in this region:
- the gmd gene encoding GDP-mannose 4,6-dehydratase, with the protein product MNTKVALITGVTGQDGSYLAELLLEKGYMVHGIKRRASSFNTQRIDHLYMDQHEQHVNFKLHYGDLTDSTNIIRVIQEVQPDEIYNLGAMSHVKVSFDSPEYVANVDGLGTLRILEAVRILGLEKKTRIYQASTSELYGGLAENKNDKGFYDEKSAFYPRSPYGVAKIYGFWITKNYREAYHLYACNGILFNHESPRRGETFVTRKITMAVAAIALGKQGCLYLGNLNAQRDWGHAKDYVEAMWRILQQEKADDYVIAMGITTSVREFVRMAFAEVGIELLFEGDEENEIARVKSCNNPDYLLEIGKVVVKVDPQYYRPTEVDLLIGDPSKSKTQLGWRPKYDLPSLVQEMVQVDIILAKG